From Cucumis melo cultivar AY chromosome 3, USDA_Cmelo_AY_1.0, whole genome shotgun sequence:
ATGTTAATATTATTCATAACAGCCCTAAACAAATTAATGGAAAATCCAGTGATGTAATCTCCATTCAAATGTTGGCTCACTTTCACAAGTTCTTTGCATGCTGCCTCCTCAGGAACTGCGAATGTCAACTTTTTTTTGCCATGATCattatcaaaattttcactCGATGATGTCTTTAGCCTTGACAAATTTCCAACACTCAcaatttttctcaaatttccCTTGTTGTGTTTAACTAATTCAGTGGTGGTTTTATTAATAATTTCCACATAATTCTCAACAAAACCTAAGTTGGGTGTCCAAAAACCCACCTCTTTGTAGGTTTGATCCACCACTTTAACGATTTTGAAATTTGGTGATTCAGATATTAACATCCCATTTTGCTTGGAGAATTTCACCATTCCACCAACCCCTTCAAAATTGCTCTCTAAAATTTTCTCCCTTAGTTGTTTACTACTTGACCTTAATTTTTTATCATCTCCCAACTTTTCCATGGCTCTAGTAATGGCACGAGCTGCATCATAAGCTCGAATGGCAAAGATACTTGCTTTTGTTGGCTCCTCATCTTGTGGATATTCTAATTTATAAATCTTCTTAAACTTTGTTTCAAAGCTTTTGAAGGACTTTTTTGAGTCATTGAAATAAGTTTCCAACCCAATAACCCCTTCCATTTTGCTCAAAAGGGAAGATGAAGAATCTAAAGAGGAAATGAGGTCAAAAACTTCATGTGAGATAATCCAAGTATACCCATTTCCAACCATGTTCAATTTCTTTGCTTTTGTAAGAAGAAGATCAACCAGCTCTAGAGAAAGCTGTGTAATTATAAAAACCCTATTCCTTTGGTTGTTCATAAGCCTTGTCAATTCTTGTTCAATCAGCGTTTCTTGATTGGTAGCCGGAGAGAGAGCGAGATGGTGCTCAACCTCTACGCCAGCCAGTAAAAACGAACCGAAGAGACGATGATGGAGATGTGAGAGTGAAGGATCGTTTGTGGATTGATAAAAGATTGTAACTTCCGGGAGGCATTGGAAATGGGTGAGAATTGAAGCAATGCAATGAATGGGGTGGGTGATATTATTGTCAACATTGGCCATTTGAATCAGAGATGGGATTTTTAGTGTTTGTAATTGTTCATGTGAAGTTGAAACAATGGGAATTTCGACAGAAATTTTACGGTCGGAGATGACAATCAAATCTTGTTTATTCACTAATCCAACAACGGCTTTGACTTCTCCCTTCGTAATCAAATCCAAAGCTGTGGGAAAAAAAGTTATCGTTTTACTTTTTCTTCACACTATGATTGAATGACAAATATTAATTGACTTGCATAaagtatatataaaaagaattcATAACTGTGACGTAATTAACATGACACATGAAGCAAGCTTAACAACTTGATATGTgatgtactaaaaaaaaaatcacttggAAAAATTCTAAGGCTATTAAATATGCGGATTTGAATGCCCCCACTTGATGGTTTTTATTTGtagatattaattatttaaatgaagAGTCAATTTCAATTAGAAATCTTGTAATTATTCTAGCCGTCCAATGACTCTCTTTTAGATATAtccatgatttttttttttttatatataaatggaGATTTTTTTTCCACGTAATATGTTAGtttattaataattttcttttttgcttttgtCGGATTACATAATCATACCCAAAATAATAGTACTATCTGTTATAATCTAagaactaaaattaaattaaataaatatatatcgtTTTATCTCAAATTTTATTGGTCCAGAATAagataatttatatattttttaaacattgcAACATCTCTTCATCTTGAGTATGACCTCCacaaaaaaaattctctcttttTAACAAGATAAAACATTTTCAAAACTTTGTGGAATAAGATAAAAATCATTCTTAATGAttctaaagtattaaaaaatgaaattcaaagGGTGGAAAATCACTTTTGATTTCTTCGTCGTTATAGAAGCATctcaatttaatttataaatatcaGTGCGTATCAGTTAACTCACCTGGAGGGTGAAATTTTATTATGAAATTATTTAGTTTTCAAAGTTTAATTTCAAACACTTTATTTTCGTCATCAATTACATTTAATTAAGTATAAGAACAACTAAATTGTTACCATTATCAAAAGAGAGAACTAAATATAATCGTAATTGGCAAATGCAAAAGAATGTACTGCCCCTTTGAAACCTCTACAATTTACCATTAAAATATCACTGGTAAAATATGAATAATTCTTTAGAAGGAAACCCAACTTAAGAAAAACAAGGCTAGAAAAATTAAAGGATGATATATATAACATATAACGTAACTAGCATTTTCTAGTAATTATGAACAAtatgtaaagaaaaattaaacttaaaaaaaatgaagaaattaattACCAGAAGAAGAAGCATATGAATTGTTGAAATTGGCATGAGAATCATGAAGGAGAAGCTCCAAGTTCGCACATGAAGAAGAATGAAAACGTCTTAAAGCCATTTTCATTGCCACAATTTGTTGCTTCCCAATTTGAGACCCACTGTCAAAAACCACTCCAATTCTTATGCTTTTATTTGCCAAATTCTTTTTacatttaaattcatttttgcTTGTATAAGCTTGTGATGAGCCCAAAAAGAGCAACCCAAGAAAGAAGCAAAGACTGCAAAAGCTGTAAGGAAGAACGGATTTTGCCATTTTTaaattctctctcttttttttttttctttcagtGAAAGTGTGTAGGAGATTGGTCAGATTGGATTAGTGAATGATATGATTTGATTTATAGTACTAATAGGAAAGTTTGACTGAATCAAAGATGGGAGTCAATTTAGCCATGGAAGCTGTGTGAGATTgccatataattaattataatacaCATATATCTATAGAAATGAAAGTCATGTAAAAACAATTGAAGAATTAGTCATTTCTTGAGACTGAAGTATTTGATTTCAACTTGAAAGTTTCAAATTTAATGACTTTGATGAAAGAAAGAGAGTCGGGAGGGTGTGATTGAAAGCAAAGTTCTGCAGCTAATTGACAATGGTGGTTTAATTTAGAAACAAGAAGGGGATATTTGAATATAATGAAACTTCCAAATACTTTCCTGTGtattaaaatttattagtttttttcCAAGTCAACTTAAATGAAGAGGGATTGGAGTATATACACAGATAGGTAGGTATATGGATGGACTAACGACTTGCCTTGATCGAGAAATTATATCTATTAGATTGTACGTACAATGTAGCTGACAGTTTTACAACTCGTGTAACTTTATGCATGAAGAAGAGAAGGTttcattttataaaaaagaaatgatgGTCGTAAAAATTTTATTAGTGTGGTCAACGAAGaattctagttttttttttttttttttgtctctcACCCAATTTTTCTcacaaaaagaaatataaacTTGGAGTTAGAATTCTTCTACTTagttgaattttgtttttagaattattctactcagttgaattttgttttttgttttgattcaCTCTTCCTAatttcaaaaaatgaaaaaactaaaaaatcaaTTGAATCTTAGTTATAAAATACGAAGtctttttacaaaaaaaaaaaaaaaaaaaaatctcgaATCAATCTAAATAAACTTTTAGGTGATACTCATTTTCTACCAGACGATTTTCGAAATTGTTGATCATGTTTTCCTACATTGCCCTTTCACCATAATTTTCCATCACTGAAGTGATTTATCCCTCCACTCCATGCATAGATATATAGCCTCTACAGAATATTTCTTTTCcaacaaacacaaattaaaaaaaaaattatagatagcaaaagaaaatttaaaattaaagattttgttatattttttaaatagttttatttttttttctatatttaaaaatattctaaaatattttttattttaaaataatagttataaatagATTCCACCCCATCAGCAACTTAAAACTATAAAACTAATACATTTAAGCCACATCaacttaaataataataactaagagttaacaaagaaaaaaagaataaactGTTGATAGTGAAAAACGAAGACACAGTCATTTAAATTTATCGGCTAAAACTAAATATCGTGAAATTTCTTCCTTCAACCTACGAATAATGAagagaacaaaaaaaagaaaaacttataaAAAAAGGTTAAGAATATTTAGGGAATTAATGAAACTAAGAAGTAAGAACttctgtaaagaaaaagaatagtaACTTTAGGTTATTGATGAACAACTAAACATATAGATTATCAGACAAGATATGGAGTACTATACCTTTCTCTTTCATGCTCTGTCACACACTTATATTTTAAACTGAGAAAAATTGTAGTTGAATGGAACCATTGCATTTAATTAAGGAACCATCAATTCCTTAGGCAATTCTTCCACAAACAATAGAAATATAAGCAAATCACCTCTCTCcatgtatatatacacatacatactATACTAACATCAATGTTAAAATAATAAAGTTTagtcttttaaattttgtgAATAATATCTATTAACtcttagaattttatttttaaaactaataagAGTCCtttcaaaaaatttaataatagaTATACTACTTATCAACTTTATATCCAATAGcaaatacattttaaaaactataGTAAATTTTGTATaggaaataaattttaattcaagatgcaatatatttttaatatccTTATAGAGGATTAGAACATGTACGAGACGTATATgcattagttttaaattttatatacgAATTCATTCAACTTACAGAATTTTGACAAAATAGAAACTTtaaaaatccataaaaaaaaatggaaacatAAAAATGTAACTTCTAACATCAAGTGGTGTAGATCCAACCAATAAATTTCAAAGACTTAATTACATCACACAAGCCTAACAATTAGGACAATTAAACTTATACTTTAACCTAAATCATAAAGTTTTCAATCATTTTCATAGATACATTCAACTTAGGTATGTAGGAAGGTTTCACTGCATACTGAGGAAGGTTCGTCCAATTTTGTACtccaaataattattttttattcataaaatcttagatttttttttccatttttgaactcaatataattgtatttaattaataGAACATTCCATGTTTAGtcttttctaaaaataaaagacAACATGCAATGTTTCTATAACAACCTTAATAATCAAACTATATACTTTTGTGCAGTGACGAGGAAACAAAGATAAACTAACCTTTTGTTAGTGTAGGTATGGATTAATTTTTAAACTgtcttattttaaaaataagttaatttaattataatttatggATTTAATAAAgatagctttttttttttttttcttcaagtaaagttcaattttaaatagttttttttaacaaaaatgtctaaataaataaattaattttaaaaaataaattttttttctcaagtGAATTCAAACAAACCTCCTAAAATCATTgtataaattacaaattttaataaaatcatCTTGACCTTTGGATTTTTCATGCCACTTCACAAAAATTACTATTTGTAGAAAACTccatttcaaaataataattattgtagTATCCGAAAtcacatttttgtaattataataattataaagttattgtaattaaaaaaaaattacgtagaaattaattttttcgTCTCTTTCTATGTTGGTCTTTCTTTAATGGTGAGTTCGAGGGTATAAGTATTGTTTTGAGTTGTggaaaatttgatttaattaattacaacTGATCAAAGCTttcaatatatatttaatgtaGCGGAGTAAACGAGTTTGAATTGAAAACCTAAGCATTGTTTAAATAACTTTTGCCAAAAATAGACATGCATGGAAATTGTTGCATTGCATTTGTTGATGTAATCCATCTCATTCCACCCACTTACATTATATACAGAAATATTATTGTGCAACGTTCACTGACGAACAATTTTTAAtcgttaattaaattattactGACTTAATTTAACAGCTACATGATGAATGGTCAAAATATCTATACATTGTTAACTAACAAATAACAAATGAGAGATAATTTATTACAAATTAGAGGTGAAGAATTTAAACCTCAATATTCTCGATACACATATAAATGTCAATTAAATTGAGTTGTAGTTGGACGATGAAAGATAACTTGGACtaaaaataagacatgtatcTATATAATTTATTAAGAGATTACGtgttaaaattttcaattattctacgtatcattttaaaaacaaatgatGAATAATATAAGATAATTATGCTGGATGGTGgcaattttaagaataataattaagtatataacaatcttgataaaaaaaaaagtacaaatataacaaaatctattggATTTATTAGTGTAGATCAATATTTACAACATGATCTATCAACAATAGATTTCTATAATTATCAGACTTTGAcatgttttattatattaataattttttttaaatattgttatataattatttattttaaatctaattccgtggaataatatatattataatatatagaaTAGTATTGGTGTTGATTTTGGTTATTAATAGAGAGGCCCATGAGagcccaaaatatgaaaaagcTAATCCAAATAAAACCAACGGAAATATATCCGGTTTTGTTGGTTCCGTTAAGCAACGGAATTTCGAAAGTATACCTGTTAGAGAGAAAAGTTTGCACTTTTTCCACAACGCTCTGAtcataaaagaaagaaacacaTTAGTTGAAACGGTGTGGTTGTTATTATACCTTTGCATGATGATTTTGACACAAATCAAATATGTGTGACAATAATCTTTTTAATACAGATTAATTATAGCTGATCAACAAATGTATAACTTAATTCATTTATAGATTATATTAAACAAACAAGACAATAATAAAACAGTAATTTATTACCAcatggttttttaaaaaaaattatattataattaaaataaattttatgaatttaattatcaaatatatatgtatgcatAAAAGAGTTTGATGGTTtagagggtttttttttttttttttttttttagcaaaTACTTGTTATTATTTGACTTTTTATTACTTCCCCTTTTCATACCAAATGGAGACAGCCTCACAGACCAATTAATGCCTTCCACGTTGCTTTCTTTCCCCCAATTCACTGTCGTGTAAGTAACAACttaatccatttattatgagtcctcttttttctttatcatttaaaaaaaaaaaaaaaaaaaaaaaaaagagagagaaattgattaaatatttaataGGTGGGAGGTGGGACCCAATGCACATTTACAGATAGAAGTTAGGTTGGAAGATGCTctctttttttttgaatttggttTAATCCTTTTTCAAACCCTTTATCTATCATATCACAAAATTATATATCATATTTCCCATTCTTCCAATCATTAACTTCAactctttttattattaatctCATTCCTAATTCTAGTTTTTCCAATTAATAATTTCACTTTCCAACTCCTAAGCTTCAAACTAATcaccccttctttttttttcaacgGTTTACGTTTTGTTTTCTTCTAATTTCATATTTCACTATCGGTTAGTTGTTAATTATTTaaacaatatattattttgaatatgTGTAGTAATGTAATGTATAGATTGATGATAATAATCAATATGTTTTCGAATACGTATAGTTACAATAtataagaatattataatcAAGATAGATCGATGatatttctttcaattattAAACATAATATGGTTGTCAAGTTCATTAAGATTTTTAACCAAATTTAGATATAACTAAAACATATTAATTTAATGAAATAGTTGGAGAGTTCTTTCTCTCTAAATTTATAATATCACATTATCTCCGTAGAAATTTGTTTGAGTTACAACaaaatattaatgaaatttATGATAACGTGACAAATTAACAAATATGGGATGTTATATATACATCACTTTATGTTAGTGCTTCAAAAATTATCCAAAAAAGTACAAATTAATCAATCAATACGAGCTTGCTCTATAATAATTAGTTTGACCTTCATCTTTAGAAGTTGAAAGTAGATTTATATTTGTTGTCCTAAAAAATGAGATAAAAATATTATAGAAGGCAACCCAACTAATAAAGTTTGCTATTAAAGTCAAatcatattattaaatttatttatacttTGAGAGAAATTTCATCGAGATGTTTCAATATACTATAGttcttctttcaataaatatacgaaagtaaatatttagtttaaactttatacatttcaacattttttttcttttaaagatatACATCTATTAACTTATTTTGTGTAATAAAAATCTGTTCAACAGATACCAccttgaaaatataaaaattgaaactatttatgaaaatataaaaaaaaaattaagtacaCAATTGTTTTCGAGTGTTTTTTATTGTCAATTTCACTTCTAATTTTAAACATTTATGCCGATCATTAGATCTGACATGAATATATTGTACGTGTTTCCTTTAATTTATTTGGATAGTAAAAAATTGTACAAAATATTActaattttgtaaatagttttaagtTTATTTGTTATCTTTAAAACGAAATtatgatttaataaattatgaaaatgaaaatgaaactatttagcaaaatatattaaacattATAAATAGAGTtgaatagtttcaattttttttttttaattttagaaaagcttaaaatatttgtttatgAGATATTAAATTTATGTgaatgtatgtatatataaagaAACACAATATTTAAAAGTGGAGTTAGGATTTGGAATATTGACGAAATTGTCCATTGCTGGGTTGCTTTCTATTTATTTAGGGCTTTTAACCTTATCGGGATCTCCAAACGCACAAATGGACAAAAATAATCACGTAAACTAACACACCATTCCCCCCATTATTATATTCAACCAACCAAACTCTCCCACGCACATTAAAGCTgacatttaaatatataatttaatatactttcaacctttttttcttctttctttaactaaattttaaatcTATTAATCAACTTTTTAACGGTACTTTTTGTTGATGCACACTATTTCATTTTCCCATGtaccttttttttaaaaaaaaactaaatatgtTGGTAAccattcaaaattttaattcaaataataatataaaataaatagattATGGAGGATTTAATTATACTAAATTAATCTCTCGTTTGTATTTACATGTAAAACTTTATTTACCATTCTTATTCAACTTTCGACGATTCAATGTTCTCACTAACTGTTTATATAAACGTCAATTCGACAAATTATTCACATTATCTTTAACACAAATAAAAGTACTTTTAGGACCAAACAAAGTTGATATGGATATTATTTTTAACTTCTTTAAAAACTAAAAGTTTGaaataaaatgaattttttgAAAGGTATGTAATTTAACATATTATTATCTAAATGTCTAACTTTGGAAAATTCAATAGTTAAGACACATACAAATTTCTACAAAGTTTCTATGTAAGTTTGTActcttataattattatttctaagGATTGAAATATCTATCGTTACATCTATATCATTAAATCCAAGGGTTCAATGTTAATCtcgatatttttaaatttaaataggAAGATAAGTATGAACACAAATAACAATATGTGTAACTAGAGTAATGACAAcgtattttaaataatttttttcatgcATTTTTTGAATTTGCTAAATAATATTTGTCAAATATCGATATCTATCGACAATTAAATCAATAGATCCttaaaaataaacttttgatttgagatattcacattcatattttaattattgtcgtagtccaataaactaaaagcatatttgtttaaaaaatatttaccaattaacacgaaaataatagtaaaaaaaaaaaatataggcatTAAACAATAAATTTCGTTTATTTGTTATGAGTTTGAGAACAGATGACATAAGATTAGTTGAGATGTGCTCGTCCGGATTTcaagaatatatataaaaaaaaaaaaaagaaaaagagagaaaggaaaatGGAAAGGGAGTAAATCCTAATATTTTGTTTAGATTAGCATTAATAAGTTAGGTTTTAAGAGTGATAAACTTAGACATAATTAATAAGAGAAATATAAAgtaagaagaagaatgaaataGTGGGTGGGGAGCATCAAAATCATAGAGTGGTCTGCGGCCTAGGGGATCTATTCTTGAGTGGATCATGTGCACTGTACGAACCATACcactaaaaaaaagttaaaaggaaaaaaggggAGAGAGGGGGATTAGAATGGGAAAAACGTGGACGGTGGATATAAGCCCACGTTGTGGAAAATAATTGGCTGATTTTCACGTCAAGGCTCATCATCTTGGAGGAGAGGTGGCCCACTTTtccatttattttaaataaatatcgaAAGTATTTAAAGTAATTTAAACGCAAAGATCGTTCATTGTCTTGAaacctaaaattaaaattttttttttaaagaaaataataaaaaatggaGATAGATAGGAAGCGACAGCCGACACTTGGCGTCTCCACAAAGCCCTAATatagagaagaagaaggtaCGCAGCCAAATTAGCCACCAGAAataaaacaacaacaacaaagaaaggaaaaaaaagaaaagaaaagagtgtAATTCAGAGCAGGaatttgtataaaaaaaatttaaaagtatatacGTCAATCTTGGGTTCCctttgttgttttttcttttttttttttttggtttttggaTTACGTTTTCcctcaatttttgtttcttgatTTCTGTTGTTTAGAATTGCTGTAGTTCATCGCTTGGGTTGTTTGCTTTCTGAATTTGTTGTTTATGGAGTTTTCTGTGTAAATTTTGTGGGAACTTGACCATTAGTAgtgagggttttttttttttttttttttttttgggctTTGGAATCTTTGTGTTCTCTGGTCTGGTGGAATCTGTTTTGAGGAGTTCTATTCATATGAGCTCTTAATTGGGGGAGCACTGTGGTTTGAATGGAATAGCCAAGCTAAACTCTAGGGACTTTGAGTATCTTTTGCATGTGAGGTTTTTGCAAATCGTCTTGTAGTGATTGGTTTTTGTTTCCAAGGTCAAATGATCTTGAATTTGGAGTGATATTTTGGTGGTTGGATCCGGTACTGGTTCTTATTGAATTAGATTCTTTGATACTTGGGAGGAGATGAATTTCAAAGATTTTGGGAATGACCCATCTGCCGGGAACGGCGGCGGAGGTGGAAGGCCTCCGGCGAACTATCCATTAGCGAGACAATCATCGATCTACTCACTGACCTTCGATGAGTTCCAAAGCATGGGTAGTATAGGAAAGGATTTTGGGTCAATGAACATGGATGAGCTGTTGAAGAACATTTGGAGCGCTGAAGAAATGCAAACAATGGCATCTTCTGCTGCTGCTGTTGGTAAAGAAGGGGGTGGTAGTGCTGGTGGTAGTAGTGGTTATTTGCAGAGACAGGGGTCTTTGACGCTGCCTCGAACACTCAGCCAGAAGAAGGTGGATGAGGTATGGAAGGATATAATCAATGAACATGCTAGTGCTAAAGACGGAGCTACCGTTGCTCCTAATTTGCAACAGAGGCAGCAAACTCTTGGGGAGGTGACCCTCGAAGAGTTTTTATTCAGAGCTGGAGTGGTGAGAGAGGATACTCAAGTGACTGCAAACCCCAACAATGGAGGGTTCTTTGGCAACAACACTGGTTTTGGAATTGCTTTTCAGCGGCAGGCGAAAGTTCCTGAAAATAACAATCACATTCAGATTCAATCGTCGAACTTATCGCTGAATGCCAATGGAGTTAGAGCACATCAGCCGCAGCCAATATTTCCAAAGCAGGCTACTTTGACTTATGGCTCTCAGTTGGCTTTACCCAGTGATGGGCAGCTGGCTAGTCCAGGAATTAGAGGAGGAATTATGGGGATTGCAGATCAAGGGCTGAATACAAATTTGATGCAAGGCTCTGCACTGCAAGGTGGAAGAATGGGAGTGGTCAATATAGCAGCTGCTCCGTTACCTATTGCCACAGAATCGCCTGGGAACCAACTATCCTCTGATGGAATCGGAAAGAGCAATGGTGATACCTCTTCAGTGTCTCCTGTGCCTTACGCGCTTAATGGTGGAATCAGGGGGAGGAGAGGTAATGGGATTGTCGACAAAGTTGTGGAGAGGAGGCAACGGAGAATGATTAAAAACCGAGAGTCTGCTGCAAGATCACGGGCGCGAAAGCAGGTGATCTAATGTTCACCCTAACTTCGTTAACTGTTCTAAACCATATAACTTGAGTTCTTGATGACTTGCTTCTATGTTGTCATGTGCACCTGGAGTTGTGAAAAATGCTTAGTTACACTAAAAAACATTGTGTGAAACCAACCGTTTGATGCATTTGTATCCTTAATTACTTAAGCATGTCATACAATATGCTTTATCCATGTGCTGATCTATTCTTTATTAGATGCGCTCGTAAATGGTATAATAAACCTAAACCATGGTTTATGTCTCTCTATTAGTTCTGGCCGCCCATTTAACAAATGTAGTTATGACCATGAAGATAAACACATCTGCCATTACACAATTCCAAATGGTTCTCCTTGAAACTCGGGAGATATTTTATTGCCgctaaatattataattataggATTAAAAGAATTTGATATCTGAAGGCATCCTAAGAGGAAAAACGGGGCCACATA
This genomic window contains:
- the LOC103487884 gene encoding glutamate receptor 2.5-like → MAKSVLPYSFCSLCFFLGLLFLGSSQAYTSKNEFKCKKNLANKSIRIGVVFDSGSQIGKQQIVAMKMALRRFHSSSCANLELLLHDSHANFNNSYASSSALDLITKGEVKAVVGLVNKQDLIVISDRKISVEIPIVSTSHEQLQTLKIPSLIQMANVDNNITHPIHCIASILTHFQCLPEVTIFYQSTNDPSLSHLHHRLFGSFLLAGVEVEHHLALSPATNQETLIEQELTRLMNNQRNRVFIITQLSLELVDLLLTKAKKLNMVGNGYTWIISHEVFDLISSLDSSSSLLSKMEGVIGLETYFNDSKKSFKSFETKFKKIYKLEYPQDEEPTKASIFAIRAYDAARAITRAMEKLGDDKKLRSSSKQLREKILESNFEGVGGMVKFSKQNGMLISESPNFKIVKVVDQTYKEVGFWTPNLGFVENYVEIINKTTTELVKHNKGNLRKIVSVGNLSRLKTSSSENFDNDHGKKKLTFAVPEEAACKELVKVSQHLNGDYITGFSINLFRAVMNNINMSDFSSYELVPFKGRYDDMIKAVSNKTYFGAVGDIIILAHRYKYVDFTVSYLETEIVMVVEQKDDKWKKIWAFMEAFELTMWLLIPTMHLFISFVIWLIERQNNPELEGVGNMLWFSISIIFYMHREPLKNGLARLVLGPWLFAILVVTASFTASLTSMMTISWFRPSVPDVETLKQMGYNVGCNTNSFICNYLVDTLEFDPTKIKKIDSIDEYPKAFKNGTIKAAFFISPHAKVYLAKYCKGYTKGVSSFKLSGIGFAMAKGSELASRVSASIVELTETKEIPQFESDVLASFNCSSNGKGDGLGLGPEPFMGLFIICGSIAFLVLIYMAQQFMRTIPKFV
- the LOC103487883 gene encoding ABSCISIC ACID-INSENSITIVE 5-like protein 5, with the translated sequence MNFKDFGNDPSAGNGGGGGRPPANYPLARQSSIYSLTFDEFQSMGSIGKDFGSMNMDELLKNIWSAEEMQTMASSAAAVGKEGGGSAGGSSGYLQRQGSLTLPRTLSQKKVDEVWKDIINEHASAKDGATVAPNLQQRQQTLGEVTLEEFLFRAGVVREDTQVTANPNNGGFFGNNTGFGIAFQRQAKVPENNNHIQIQSSNLSLNANGVRAHQPQPIFPKQATLTYGSQLALPSDGQLASPGIRGGIMGIADQGLNTNLMQGSALQGGRMGVVNIAAAPLPIATESPGNQLSSDGIGKSNGDTSSVSPVPYALNGGIRGRRGNGIVDKVVERRQRRMIKNRESAARSRARKQAYTMELEAEVAKLKEENQELRQKQAEIMEMQKNRALEVMDKQQGIKKQCLRRTQTGPW